In Synergistaceae bacterium, a single window of DNA contains:
- a CDS encoding DEAD/DEAH box helicase — MTQETTVKFSDFNLRPELLSALERKGFESPMPVQVRVLEDESLIESDMIVQARTGSGKTLAFALPLINHMDPKLREPQIIVLSPTRELAQQTAREFAWVGTGCGVRVATLVGGMDMERQVRALREGANVVVGTPGRILDHIRRGTFKGEAIHSIVLDEGDHMLDMGFREEMEAILETMPHAERTWLFSATMPAEIMSLARQYLDAPKKISLVSDITMHEDITQKAYIIPSRKRFEGLTNVLIWEAPSRALLFCGTRAETQDIADKLCDIGFRAAAIHGDMSQRERNNALGSLRGGRVAILVATDVAARGLDIDAVSHVIQFGLPQNLEAFVHRSGRTGRAGPEGSNMLLLTAREAKQFKFMASNAGSKMKMEWIPAPDAAAIEGQSRIRFEKTILDHALESDEFQTWASDILTREEAPMLVSGLLAKAYGDQPAGYSIRDDVELEMSREKGRSNDRPQNTSRPTGGRGDIGNKERFKRPDMAGGIAIQFTVGRADGWEVGPLLGMICRCIGIAREDVGNIKLRDTSATVELSARGASLYDARKERLTHEGLNTSSVRTIESRGGERRESGSGSRQDSRPQRRERDHRSDSSREKDSDRQKRRRFTK; from the coding sequence ATGACACAGGAAACAACAGTAAAATTCTCTGATTTCAACCTGAGGCCTGAGTTGCTCAGCGCACTTGAACGCAAGGGGTTTGAATCACCCATGCCGGTCCAGGTAAGAGTCCTTGAGGACGAATCGCTCATCGAAAGCGACATGATAGTCCAGGCCAGGACGGGATCAGGCAAGACACTCGCATTTGCGCTGCCGCTCATCAATCATATGGATCCCAAACTCAGGGAACCACAGATAATCGTACTCTCTCCGACGCGTGAACTCGCCCAGCAGACAGCACGTGAATTTGCGTGGGTCGGCACAGGCTGCGGCGTGCGTGTCGCCACACTTGTCGGTGGTATGGATATGGAACGCCAGGTCCGCGCGCTCCGCGAAGGAGCAAATGTCGTTGTCGGAACGCCGGGAAGGATCCTCGACCATATCCGCAGGGGCACGTTTAAAGGAGAGGCGATCCACAGTATCGTTCTGGATGAAGGCGATCACATGCTGGACATGGGTTTCCGCGAGGAAATGGAGGCTATTCTTGAAACAATGCCGCATGCAGAGAGAACATGGTTATTCTCCGCTACCATGCCGGCTGAGATCATGTCGTTAGCAAGACAATATCTCGACGCACCCAAGAAAATATCTCTGGTCTCCGATATTACAATGCATGAGGACATCACACAGAAAGCATACATAATCCCCTCACGCAAACGATTTGAAGGACTTACAAACGTTCTTATATGGGAAGCTCCCAGCAGGGCACTGCTCTTCTGCGGCACAAGGGCCGAGACGCAGGACATAGCGGATAAACTCTGTGACATAGGCTTCCGTGCAGCAGCTATACACGGGGACATGAGCCAGCGAGAGAGAAACAACGCACTTGGCTCTCTCCGAGGCGGACGTGTGGCAATTCTTGTTGCAACCGACGTTGCAGCACGCGGTCTTGATATCGATGCTGTAAGCCATGTCATCCAGTTCGGTCTTCCGCAGAATCTTGAAGCGTTTGTCCACCGCAGCGGGCGCACAGGGCGTGCCGGACCTGAGGGCAGCAACATGCTGCTCCTTACGGCACGTGAGGCCAAACAGTTTAAATTTATGGCATCCAACGCGGGCTCAAAGATGAAGATGGAGTGGATACCGGCTCCGGACGCGGCGGCAATAGAAGGACAGTCGCGCATACGTTTTGAGAAAACTATCCTTGACCATGCCCTGGAATCGGATGAATTTCAGACATGGGCCTCAGATATCCTCACGCGCGAAGAGGCTCCTATGCTTGTTTCCGGTCTGCTTGCCAAGGCATATGGGGATCAGCCCGCAGGCTATAGCATCCGCGATGACGTAGAGCTTGAGATGAGCCGTGAAAAGGGGCGCAGCAATGACAGACCGCAGAATACATCCCGCCCGACAGGCGGCAGGGGAGATATCGGCAATAAAGAACGATTCAAGCGCCCTGATATGGCCGGCGGCATAGCAATACAATTTACCGTAGGCCGCGCTGATGGCTGGGAAGTCGGTCCCCTTCTCGGCATGATATGCCGCTGTATAGGCATAGCCCGCGAAGATGTCGGCAACATCAAGCTGAGGGACACCAGCGCAACCGTTGAGCTCTCAGCCAGGGGCGCATCGCTTTATGATGCGCGCAAAGAACGTCTGACTCATGAAGGACTCAACACATCATCTGTCCGCACAATAGAATCACGCGGCGGCGAACGCCGCGAATCAGGCAGCGGGTCCCGTCAGGACAGCAGGCCGCAGCGCAGGGAACGTGACCACAGATCCGACAGCTCACGTGAAAAAGATTCTGACCGCCAGAAAAGGCGCCGCTTCACCAAGTAA
- a CDS encoding 2-oxoacid:acceptor oxidoreductase family protein: protein MQDKKNRTIEVRWHGRGGQGAKSASAILAEVLFEGGKHVQAFPEYGAERQGAPMKAYNRVSDSPIRRRCGVQNPNIVVVVDPTMLESAHPNEGCARNAMYLVNTAEDAQTVRGRLHISKDARVLVVDATKITLEELGQNRPNAPLLGALSYVFPDVPVEVFADHFTKKMEHLPAKVLEANRRAILRGREEAVLA from the coding sequence ATGCAGGATAAGAAAAACAGGACGATCGAAGTACGCTGGCACGGACGCGGAGGACAGGGAGCAAAGAGCGCTTCTGCTATCCTTGCCGAAGTTCTTTTTGAGGGTGGTAAGCATGTACAGGCTTTCCCGGAATATGGCGCCGAGCGCCAGGGAGCACCGATGAAAGCTTATAACAGGGTATCTGACAGTCCGATTCGCCGCCGCTGCGGCGTACAGAATCCTAATATAGTCGTTGTAGTGGACCCGACTATGCTTGAGAGCGCGCACCCTAACGAAGGGTGTGCCAGGAACGCCATGTACCTTGTAAATACTGCAGAGGATGCACAGACTGTCCGCGGACGTCTGCATATATCCAAGGACGCCAGAGTTCTCGTTGTCGATGCGACCAAGATAACTCTTGAGGAACTTGGACAGAACAGGCCAAACGCACCGCTTCTCGGAGCGCTGTCATATGTTTTTCCCGATGTCCCGGTTGAAGTCTTTGCCGACCACTTCACGAAGAAGATGGAGCATCTCCCTGCAAAGGTCCTTGAGGCTAACCGCCGAGCAATACTTCGTGGACGTGAGGAGGCAGTGCTGGCATGA
- a CDS encoding 4Fe-4S binding protein, giving the protein MNKPQCWQDVPPGTVAWGASALNVETGLWRSVRPLLDLKKCVSCLKCWAQCPDMSVQTDGEGKICGIDLFFCKGCGICAEICPVKAISMHPESDFTGEAVRHGEDPGAVADHVG; this is encoded by the coding sequence ATGAATAAGCCTCAATGCTGGCAGGATGTGCCGCCGGGAACGGTCGCATGGGGGGCTTCTGCGCTGAATGTCGAGACCGGTCTGTGGCGGAGCGTGCGTCCGCTTCTTGACCTGAAAAAATGCGTCTCTTGTCTTAAATGCTGGGCACAGTGTCCTGATATGTCCGTTCAGACGGATGGCGAGGGTAAGATCTGCGGGATCGACCTCTTTTTCTGCAAGGGCTGCGGTATTTGTGCAGAAATCTGTCCGGTCAAGGCCATTTCGATGCATCCGGAGTCTGATTTTACCGGTGAAGCTGTGCGTCACGGGGAAGACCCGGGAGCGGTGGCCGATCATGTCGGATAA
- the porA gene encoding pyruvate ferredoxin oxidoreductase → MSDKHKEMTSGNLAFAEAMRQINPDVVAAYPITPSTEIPVKFAEFVANGRVDSEYVAVESEHSAITACVGASVAGARVMTASSANGVALMHEIFPIAAAFRAPIVFGLVNRCLGAPVNIHCDHSDSMPERDSGWIQIYCEDAQEVYDTVLLAVRLAEHKDVLTPVFVCQDGFITSHCYEPVEILSDETVKSFVGERCPTLPLLDVDNPVSYGSFTMSEYYFEIKRNQMEGMNNVPRVYKELSKELEEHTGRNYPAAEGYMADDADYLIIVMSSAAGVVKDVVDEMREDGIKAGCLRVRFFRPFPRDEIMRIVNGKLGVAVLDRSASIGGTSPLAAEIKSALYGLEQRVPLQEYIFGLGGRDFYPKDAEDVFCRLINNDYGSVRYIGLLEKDDKDGCD, encoded by the coding sequence ATGTCGGATAAGCATAAGGAAATGACGTCGGGCAACCTTGCATTTGCCGAAGCCATGAGGCAGATAAACCCTGATGTGGTAGCCGCGTACCCGATTACTCCGTCTACTGAGATTCCTGTTAAATTTGCCGAGTTCGTTGCAAACGGAAGAGTTGATTCTGAATATGTCGCGGTTGAAAGTGAGCACTCTGCGATAACGGCATGTGTCGGGGCTTCAGTGGCCGGCGCCAGGGTCATGACGGCATCCAGTGCAAACGGAGTAGCCCTGATGCACGAGATATTTCCGATAGCCGCTGCTTTCCGTGCCCCAATCGTATTCGGGCTTGTCAACAGATGTCTCGGAGCTCCGGTCAACATCCACTGCGACCACTCTGACAGCATGCCGGAGCGTGATTCTGGCTGGATACAGATATATTGCGAGGATGCGCAGGAGGTCTACGATACGGTGCTTTTGGCTGTCCGCCTCGCTGAGCACAAGGATGTGCTGACGCCGGTCTTTGTCTGTCAGGACGGGTTCATCACAAGCCACTGCTACGAGCCTGTTGAGATCCTTTCTGATGAGACGGTGAAATCTTTTGTCGGAGAGAGATGTCCGACACTTCCGCTGCTTGATGTGGATAATCCTGTCTCCTATGGTTCGTTCACTATGTCGGAGTATTACTTCGAAATCAAGAGGAATCAGATGGAGGGAATGAACAATGTCCCGCGTGTCTACAAGGAACTCTCTAAGGAGCTTGAAGAGCATACCGGCCGCAATTATCCTGCGGCTGAAGGATATATGGCTGATGATGCTGATTACCTTATTATAGTTATGTCATCTGCAGCCGGAGTAGTGAAGGATGTTGTGGACGAGATGCGGGAGGATGGAATAAAGGCCGGCTGTTTGAGGGTGCGTTTCTTCCGGCCGTTCCCTAGGGATGAAATAATGAGGATTGTTAATGGAAAACTTGGGGTTGCCGTTCTCGACAGGAGTGCCAGCATAGGAGGCACGTCACCCCTTGCTGCTGAGATAAAATCAGCGCTCTACGGATTGGAACAGCGCGTTCCTCTGCAGGAATACATATTTGGCCTTGGCGGGCGCGACTTCTATCCGAAAGACGCGGAGGATGTATTCTGCCGGCTTATAAATAATGACTACGGCAGCGTAAGATATATAGGACTTCTTGAGAAGGATGACAAAGATGGCTGCGATTAA
- a CDS encoding thiamine pyrophosphate-dependent enzyme, translated as MAAINLKELTKKQNPLTEGHRMCPGCGAPTAVRQALMAIDDPIVVVGATGCMEVSTTVYPYSAWRVPFMHVAFENAGAGISGVEAAHKVLVRKGRAKENIKFVAFGGDGGTYDIGLQSLSGALERGHNFTYICYNNQGYMNTGAQRSSATPVNANATTSPAGSVIPGKLQLAKDLTEIVAAHNIPYAAQTTLYDPIDLITKVKRAVETPGPAFINVLVPCPLFWKIKPGDQMKVCKLAADSRFWPIYEVADGKHIISYKPKEFVPLEEFLRTQGRYSHLFKKGSERMDLVEKAQSDIEENWDRLLRKCEAQI; from the coding sequence ATGGCTGCGATTAACCTTAAAGAACTTACAAAAAAACAGAATCCGCTGACGGAAGGGCACCGCATGTGTCCTGGGTGCGGTGCGCCTACCGCTGTGAGGCAGGCCCTCATGGCCATAGACGATCCTATTGTTGTTGTGGGCGCAACCGGATGTATGGAGGTCTCCACTACGGTCTATCCTTACAGTGCATGGCGGGTGCCGTTCATGCACGTCGCATTCGAGAATGCAGGAGCCGGTATTTCCGGCGTGGAAGCAGCGCATAAAGTCCTCGTCAGAAAGGGCAGGGCAAAGGAAAACATTAAATTTGTGGCATTCGGCGGTGACGGAGGGACTTACGATATCGGCCTCCAGTCACTTTCCGGCGCTCTGGAGCGCGGACACAACTTTACTTATATATGCTATAACAACCAGGGTTATATGAACACCGGTGCTCAAAGGAGCAGCGCGACACCGGTAAACGCAAACGCCACAACATCTCCGGCCGGAAGCGTGATCCCTGGGAAGCTGCAGCTTGCGAAGGATCTGACTGAGATAGTCGCGGCCCATAATATCCCTTATGCTGCTCAGACGACGCTGTACGACCCGATAGATCTGATCACAAAGGTCAAACGTGCGGTGGAAACACCTGGGCCGGCTTTTATAAACGTTCTTGTGCCATGTCCGCTCTTTTGGAAGATAAAGCCCGGCGACCAGATGAAAGTATGTAAACTTGCGGCCGACAGCCGTTTCTGGCCCATCTATGAAGTAGCAGACGGAAAACATATCATTTCTTATAAACCGAAGGAGTTCGTGCCCCTGGAAGAATTCCTTCGCACACAAGGCAGATATTCTCATCTTTTCAAAAAAGGCAGTGAACGCATGGATCTTGTTGAAAAGGCACAGTCGGACATCGAAGAGAATTGGGACAGGCTCTTAAGAAAATGCGAGGCACAGATTTAG
- a CDS encoding heavy metal translocating P-type ATPase, with protein MMDSIENKMSFRVTGMTCTTCSRIVERALLKVPGVSYASVNLATESVFVIADGTVTFEMLESAVKKSGYSILKEAPADLDDIRYREARRDLIFIMLLGIPMSILMFMHMTMGIHFRWYGITEVIVGGIAIFWGGRKTLRGARIAVTHGHTNMDTLISISASASWLTSVMNMLGVMIPSFGTIGVMILMLHLTGRYIESHLRDRAAKQVKKLLTLQPREARVVNGSETLMVPVEAVKPETVIRVNPGERIPLDGVVIEGLSGVDESLLTGESVPVTKDVGSGVTGGAMNLSGVLTISTTKAGEDTFLSKMLDLVREAQGSKVPLQALADRITLKFVPAVMTLAVLSALAWFFAFDKLSSIIAPIGAYLPWPTAFTSPAGAAAYAFVATLVIACPCALGLATPLALVVSTGEASRYGLLIRNAEAIQTLHEVDYAILDKTGTITKGEPAVVEWDLPEYAISYVYALESGSGHPIATAVVKAIGKHDISDKPDNIKEIPGDGVYGTWKGVEWFVGRPTPSSRSKWTGRSALSRSIVEVRRDGEPVGFFSVSDSIREDSRNAVAELISLGITPIMATGDGMEVALEVAAEVGIENVNWEVRPEDKLSLVNKAQSQGRKVLMAGDGINDAAALKGAHVGIAMGGGMDLAVDSADIVILRGGLSKIVSAVKISSKTWKIIRQNLFGAFIYNIIAIPLAMSGLLHPLIAELAMAASSITVILNSLRIAGAAEK; from the coding sequence ATGATGGACAGCATAGAGAACAAGATGTCCTTTCGTGTAACAGGCATGACATGCACAACATGCTCACGCATAGTTGAGAGAGCATTGTTAAAGGTTCCGGGCGTTTCTTATGCCTCTGTCAACCTTGCTACCGAGAGTGTCTTCGTTATTGCTGATGGAACGGTAACGTTTGAAATGCTTGAATCGGCAGTTAAAAAAAGCGGCTATTCCATATTGAAAGAGGCGCCTGCTGACCTTGATGATATACGTTACAGGGAGGCACGCAGGGATCTTATCTTCATAATGCTGCTTGGCATACCTATGTCTATTCTGATGTTCATGCATATGACTATGGGGATCCATTTCAGATGGTATGGGATAACAGAGGTCATCGTCGGAGGTATAGCGATCTTCTGGGGGGGACGTAAAACGCTGCGCGGTGCCAGGATAGCCGTTACTCATGGGCATACGAATATGGACACTCTGATATCCATAAGCGCGTCGGCCTCATGGCTTACCTCTGTTATGAATATGCTTGGCGTCATGATCCCGTCGTTTGGCACGATCGGAGTCATGATTCTGATGCTGCACCTGACCGGGCGTTATATAGAATCACATCTGCGCGACAGGGCTGCAAAACAGGTCAAAAAACTGCTCACTCTTCAACCGCGTGAGGCACGCGTCGTCAATGGCAGTGAAACGCTTATGGTGCCGGTGGAGGCTGTCAAGCCGGAAACTGTGATCCGAGTCAACCCAGGTGAAAGGATACCGCTTGACGGTGTGGTAATAGAGGGGCTTTCGGGAGTAGATGAATCTCTGCTTACAGGAGAGTCAGTGCCGGTCACTAAGGACGTCGGTTCCGGTGTAACAGGTGGGGCAATGAACCTCTCAGGAGTCCTGACGATAAGCACTACTAAGGCCGGAGAGGACACATTCCTTTCTAAAATGCTTGATCTGGTCAGGGAAGCTCAGGGAAGCAAGGTCCCGCTTCAGGCACTTGCCGACAGGATAACACTTAAGTTTGTCCCTGCCGTAATGACACTTGCTGTTCTGAGTGCACTGGCCTGGTTCTTCGCCTTTGATAAGCTATCGTCCATAATCGCGCCAATAGGCGCTTATCTTCCGTGGCCGACGGCTTTTACTTCACCTGCAGGCGCTGCCGCCTATGCTTTTGTGGCTACCCTTGTCATAGCATGCCCATGTGCCTTGGGCCTGGCAACGCCGCTTGCGCTCGTTGTGAGTACCGGAGAGGCCTCCCGATACGGGCTTCTTATACGCAATGCCGAGGCGATACAAACGCTGCACGAGGTAGATTACGCAATACTGGACAAGACCGGCACCATTACAAAAGGCGAGCCCGCCGTTGTTGAGTGGGATCTTCCGGAATATGCAATTTCTTACGTTTATGCTCTTGAATCAGGCTCGGGGCATCCGATAGCGACGGCAGTCGTTAAAGCAATAGGAAAACATGATATCTCCGACAAACCTGATAATATAAAAGAGATCCCCGGAGATGGAGTATACGGTACTTGGAAAGGGGTGGAATGGTTTGTCGGACGCCCGACCCCTTCATCCAGATCAAAATGGACAGGAAGGTCCGCACTTTCGAGAAGTATTGTAGAAGTTCGCAGAGACGGGGAGCCTGTAGGTTTTTTCTCCGTATCCGACTCGATCAGGGAGGACTCGCGCAATGCCGTTGCAGAACTTATTTCGCTGGGTATAACTCCGATAATGGCGACAGGCGACGGCATGGAGGTCGCCCTTGAAGTGGCAGCCGAGGTCGGGATTGAAAATGTGAACTGGGAGGTTCGCCCTGAAGATAAATTATCCTTAGTCAATAAAGCGCAGAGTCAGGGCAGAAAAGTCCTTATGGCCGGCGACGGAATAAATGACGCGGCGGCGCTTAAAGGGGCTCATGTAGGAATTGCAATGGGCGGTGGTATGGACCTTGCGGTTGACAGTGCGGATATCGTCATCTTAAGGGGGGGGCTCTCGAAAATAGTCTCGGCTGTAAAAATATCATCCAAAACGTGGAAGATCATACGACAGAACCTCTTTGGCGCGTTCATATACAACATAATTGCAATTCCGCTTGCTATGTCCGGACTTCTCCACCCTTTGATTGCAGAGCTGGCGATGGCGGCAAGCTCCATAACGGTCATTCTCAATTCCCTGCGCATAGCAGGGGCGGCGGAAAAATAG
- a CDS encoding heavy-metal-associated domain-containing protein has product MTEYILIIPDMMCEHCAKRIRDAIESSVGTVKSLDLETKKVIVSTPLSAAELVALIGDAGYDAEVI; this is encoded by the coding sequence ATGACAGAATATATCCTAATAATTCCCGATATGATGTGTGAACACTGCGCAAAGCGGATACGTGACGCTATAGAAAGTTCAGTGGGCACAGTCAAATCGCTGGACCTGGAGACAAAAAAGGTTATCGTAAGCACCCCGCTATCAGCGGCAGAACTGGTCGCGCTCATTGGGGATGCCGGTTACGATGCGGAAGTTATTTGA
- a CDS encoding aminotransferase class I/II-fold pyridoxal phosphate-dependent enzyme — protein MRDMICDKIKNIKPSGIRRLFDIANEIPDVISLGVGEPDFDTPWHIREEGIYALQKGRTFYTSNSGLIELRDEICGYIKRKYGLEYDSSSEVMLTIGGSEAIDVALRTILNSGDEVVYPEPCFVSYQPCILLSDGVPVPIELSADTDFRLTRGQLEAVITDKTKALLISYPNNPTGAIMERKDLEDLVDVIIKHDLIVISDEIYSELSYRNSHVSIASLPGMQARTILINGFSKAYAMTGWRLGYALAPAHIMEYMIKIHQFGIMSAPTISQYAAIDALRNGDKDVEMMKTAYDQRRRYLMEAFREMELPCFEPFGAFYVFPDISEFGMTSEEFCTALLKAENVAVVPGSAFGECGDKYVRISYAYSVEELKEAMKRISRFIDKLRG, from the coding sequence ATGAGAGATATGATTTGCGACAAAATTAAAAACATAAAACCGTCAGGTATACGCAGGCTGTTCGACATCGCAAACGAGATCCCTGACGTCATATCGCTCGGTGTCGGAGAACCTGACTTCGACACGCCTTGGCATATACGCGAGGAAGGCATCTACGCACTCCAGAAGGGCCGCACATTTTACACTTCCAATTCTGGGCTGATTGAACTGCGCGACGAGATATGCGGCTATATAAAGCGCAAATACGGTCTTGAATATGACAGTTCTTCGGAAGTAATGCTGACCATCGGAGGCAGCGAAGCCATTGATGTCGCTTTAAGGACGATACTCAACTCCGGAGACGAGGTCGTCTATCCGGAGCCATGCTTTGTCTCTTATCAGCCATGCATCCTTCTCTCGGACGGAGTGCCGGTTCCTATAGAACTGAGCGCAGATACCGACTTCCGCCTCACACGCGGGCAGCTTGAGGCAGTTATAACCGACAAGACAAAGGCGCTGCTTATTTCATATCCCAACAACCCCACCGGCGCAATAATGGAGCGAAAGGATCTTGAAGACCTTGTTGATGTCATAATCAAGCATGACCTTATAGTAATCAGCGATGAGATATACAGCGAACTCTCATATAGGAACAGCCACGTCAGTATCGCCTCCCTGCCAGGCATGCAGGCGCGTACCATACTTATCAACGGTTTCTCCAAGGCCTATGCAATGACGGGATGGCGCCTCGGCTACGCACTTGCTCCGGCACATATCATGGAATACATGATAAAGATACATCAGTTCGGGATCATGTCGGCACCTACGATCAGCCAGTATGCAGCAATCGACGCACTCAGGAACGGAGACAAGGACGTTGAAATGATGAAAACGGCCTATGACCAGAGAAGGCGCTACCTTATGGAGGCGTTCCGCGAGATGGAGCTGCCCTGCTTTGAGCCTTTTGGGGCGTTCTACGTATTTCCGGACATCTCCGAGTTTGGGATGACCTCAGAGGAGTTCTGCACTGCACTGCTTAAAGCAGAGAACGTGGCTGTCGTACCTGGCTCGGCCTTTGGAGAATGTGGAGACAAATATGTGAGAATATCCTATGCTTACTCGGTAGAGGAACTCAAAGAGGCTATGAAACGTATCTCCAGATTCATAGATAAGCTGCGGGGCTGA
- a CDS encoding Lrp/AsnC family transcriptional regulator: MDSKKREHILELLEKNGRYEPKEIAAMLGLEIEEVKKEIESMEKEHIICGYHALVNWDKTDDDKISALIELKVIPQRGNGFDKIAEKIYQYPEVESLYLMSGGYDFTVILKKATMKEIAFFVSSKLAVIEEVQSTATHIVLVRYKDHGIPLVNIRKDMRMVVTP, from the coding sequence ATGGACAGCAAAAAAAGGGAACATATACTTGAGTTGCTTGAAAAAAACGGCCGGTATGAGCCAAAAGAGATAGCCGCCATGCTTGGGTTAGAAATTGAGGAAGTAAAAAAAGAAATAGAGTCCATGGAAAAAGAGCATATTATCTGCGGCTATCATGCTCTGGTCAACTGGGACAAGACTGACGACGATAAAATCTCGGCACTTATCGAGCTTAAGGTGATTCCTCAGAGAGGCAACGGCTTTGATAAAATAGCTGAAAAAATATACCAATATCCGGAGGTAGAATCGCTATACCTTATGTCCGGCGGATATGACTTTACAGTAATCCTAAAAAAAGCAACCATGAAAGAGATCGCCTTTTTCGTCTCTTCCAAACTCGCGGTCATAGAAGAGGTTCAGAGCACGGCGACACATATAGTGCTCGTGCGCTATAAAGATCATGGCATACCGCTTGTCAATATCAGGAAAGATATGCGGATGGTGGTAACTCCATGA
- a CDS encoding TOBE domain-containing protein translates to MLTSSRNQFKGIVTSVKKGAVNDEIVIKLPSGTELTAIITETSTEALGLAVDKEAVALIKATWVIIATDLQGIRLSARNQLKGTVREIKAGAVNSEIVVKLDGGEDLVAVITCESTQKLGLLPGKPVTALIKASHIIVGVAE, encoded by the coding sequence ATGTTAACAAGTTCAAGAAATCAGTTCAAAGGGATAGTTACATCAGTCAAAAAAGGCGCCGTAAACGATGAGATTGTCATTAAGCTGCCAAGCGGGACCGAGCTTACGGCAATCATCACAGAGACAAGCACAGAGGCTCTTGGACTTGCTGTTGACAAAGAGGCCGTTGCGCTGATAAAGGCGACATGGGTAATAATTGCCACAGACCTTCAGGGCATCAGATTATCCGCGCGCAATCAACTGAAAGGAACTGTCAGGGAAATCAAGGCAGGCGCAGTCAATAGTGAGATAGTCGTCAAGCTTGACGGAGGCGAGGATCTTGTCGCAGTCATAACCTGCGAAAGCACACAGAAACTTGGGCTATTGCCCGGCAAACCTGTTACCGCACTGATAAAGGCATCCCACATAATAGTCGGAGTCGCAGAATAA